A single region of the Anticarsia gemmatalis isolate Benzon Research Colony breed Stoneville strain chromosome 11, ilAntGemm2 primary, whole genome shotgun sequence genome encodes:
- the LOC142976830 gene encoding IQ motif and ubiquitin-like domain-containing protein, with amino-acid sequence MASNRMMCIAPNQETEREVFACQCELGREKLLTAPPYKRVGSPAADENKSRYSTAPCIRDIDQFKCPVSHILVTFKAPLHPNEIFNKVFPATTPIKFVKRKLAKLLSVTNSNLLLTKNRNVLKDTSLLSDLKPDPLGNLTIDVFTKNSDDFSLSAIPKESYVHELLHAVLPKKKAMPFIAIKFRVRNQNTTFTRSYHSIMKIHEIKKNLGGLFQIDPDSIVLLRGDNPIKDRMALMDLDYDKYGIADVEIYTKNNEKLNLDKLYREMPFNDVLSVMVPYGTTLKQINVEIFSKPINKPFLGGYKNVYTGTVYHHAYTQTPQKPEKLPPESKNCRDTQTAEEKEKIYDTNYSRATQMNCVHAYIPSVSDRIVVPQPYETYDEMIARLNHVHFATIIQRAFRHHQFRQKVSRWLKECMERIERMKEEERLEREAMERRLRKDLVTRTFPKSREDFDQLYAMVDRWKHAEIARISQLHSKGPKIAEFTLLLDKEVELLRCIEDYRVKVKEDSRKLKEQRFLEEISKPVAWYGRSGKLITMETIEIQKARKLKELYNSFLRDDMAVKDRMELLVDMKFALQEFRHPLAEEIITLLDQECDLLVRRCNAHQLEFLRRRVAGSIFRLIETSELNSGVTKDKDTREYQKMENSRLHLCELCHQVKPYSDFPINTRMSGFLICKSCSWKDVNERLWIDMTPYRFILRAVQRDERRRKCWGSIAFVLQEKDIFFIVEKLWHSHSAISECNDITELRLCRWNVNEDWSPWNCFLVTVQEMKAHLKLEAPEEVYDEELVQKVCTKHRLAKANFEQLMAVNKRYTETGDWQGVRAPAIAREVAVEPV; translated from the exons ATGGCATCCAACCGAATGATGTGCATTGCTCCAAATCAAGAAACCGAGAGAGAAGTTTTTGCGTGTCAGTGCGAATTGGGTCGAGAAAAGCTACTTACAGCCCCACCTTACAAACGAGTGGGTTCTCCGGCAGCTGATGAGAACAAGTCCCGGTACTCTACAGCACCGTGTATCAGAGACATCGACCAGTTCAAATGCCCCGTCAGCCACATCCTCGTCACCTTCAAGGCGCCCTTACATCCCAACGAAATATTCAACAAAGTCTTCCCAGCAACGACGCCTATTAAGTTCGTCAAACGCAAACTAGCTAAATTATTGAGCGTAACAAACAGCAACCTTTTACTAACAAAGAACAGAAATGTTCTGAAAGATACAAGCCTTCTGTCGGACCTCAAACCAGATCCTCTTGGCAATTTAACTATCGATGTATTTACGAAAAATTCTGACGATTTCTCTTTGTCGGCGATACCAAAAGAATCCTACGTCCATGAATTGCTTCACGCTGTATTACCGAAAAAGAAAGCTATGCCTTTTATAGCAATCAAGTTCAGAGTCAGAAATCAGAATACGACATTCACTCGTTCATACCACTCAATAATGAAAATCCACGAGATAAAGAAAAATCTAGGAGGTCTTTTCCAAATTGATCCTGATAGCATAGTATTGCTTCGAGGAGATAATCCTATCAAGGATCGAATGGCTCTAATGGATCTTGATTATGACAAATATGGAATAGCTGATGTTGAAATATACACAAAGAATAATGAGAAACTGAATTTAGATAAGTTGTATAGAGAAATGCCTTTTAACGATGTCCTAAGTGTGATGGTACCTTATGGCactacactaaaacaaataaatgtagaaatattttctaaaccaATAAACAAACCCTTTTTAGGaggatataaaaatgtttatacag GTACCGTCTATCATCATGCCTATACTCAGACACCGCAAAAACCAGAAAAGCTACCACCGGAGAGTAAAAATTGTAGAGACACCCAAACTGCGGAAGAAAAAGAGAAGATATAT gACACAAATTACAGTCGTGCGACGCAAATGAACTGTGTACATGCGTATATCCCGAGTGTCTCGGACAGGATAGTCGTGCCTCAACCATATGAGACGTACGACGAAATGATAGCTCGCTTGAACCATGTGCATTTTGCTACTATCATACAACGAGCCTTTCGACACCACCAGTTCCGTCAGAAAGTATCCAGATGGCTGAAAGAGTGCAT gGAGAGAATAGAAAGAATGAAGGAAGAAGAGCGACTGGAGCGAGAAGCAATGGAACGCCGTCTTCGCAAGGACCTTGTTACTAGAACATTCCCTAAATCACGCGAAGACTTTGATCAACTGTACGCAATG GTTGATCGTTGGAAACACGCTGAGATAGCAAGGATATCACAGTTACATTCAAAAGGTCCCAAAATAGCAGAATTTACATTGCTTTTAGACAAAGAAGTAGAATTGCTCCGATGTATTGAAGATTATAGAGTGAAGGTAAAGGAAGACAGTCGAAAACTCAAAGAACAACGTTTCTTGGAAGAGATATCTAAACCAGTCGCGTGGTACGGACGCAGCggaaaattaataacaatggaAACTATCGAAATACAAAAAGCTAGAAAACTCAAAGAGCTATACAACTCATTTTTACGTGACGACATGGCTGTTAAAGATCGCATGGAACTGCTGGTTGACATGAAATTTGCTCTACAAGAATTTCGTCATCCGTTAGCCGAAGAAATCATAACCCTGCTGGATCAAGAATGTGATCTCCTTGTCAGAAGATGCAATGCCCATCAACTAGAATTTCTGAGACGTAGAGTTGCTGGAAGCATATTTCGACTAATTGAAACGTCTGAACTCAATTCAGGTGTCACCAAAGACAAGGACACAAGAGAATATCAAAAGATGGAAAATAGTAGATTGCATTTATGTGAATTGTGTCATCAAGTGAAACCATACAGTGACTTCCCTATCAATACAAGAATGAGCGGTTTCCTGATCTGCAAATCTTGCTCTTGGAAAGATGTCAACGAACGTTTGTGGATAGACATGACACCGTACAGATTTATCCTAAGGGCCGTGCAACGTGACGAGCGGCGACGCAAGTGTTGGGGGTCTATAGCATTCGTCCTCCAGGAGAAAGATATCTTCTTCATAGTCGAAAAACTTTGGCATTCACATTCAGCAATAAGTGAATGCAATGATATTACTGAACTAAGGTTGTGTAGATGGAACGTAAACGAGGATTGGTCGCCGTGGAACTGTTTCTTGGTTACCGTACAAGAAATGAAAGCCCATTTGAAGCTTGAGGCTCCCGAGGAAGTTTATGACGAAGAGCTGGTACAGAAAGTGTGTACTAAACATAGGCTTGCAAAAGCAAACTTCGAACAACTGATGGCTGTCAACAAGCGATACACAGAGACGGGAGACTGGCAAGGCGTCCGAGCCCCCGCCATCGCTCGCGAGGTTGCAGTAGAGCCTGTCTAA